Proteins co-encoded in one Deltaproteobacteria bacterium genomic window:
- a CDS encoding RsmE family RNA methyltransferase has translation MKEIEWQPSPPGPIFALVGPEGGFNKEEVLQAENNGFVPISLGPRILRSETAALALVCLLQFLWGDMGSKSKGEKYALS, from the coding sequence TTGAAAGAAATCGAATGGCAACCGTCTCCACCAGGCCCCATTTTTGCTTTGGTGGGACCTGAGGGGGGATTTAATAAAGAGGAAGTCCTGCAAGCCGAAAACAATGGGTTTGTTCCCATTTCCCTGGGCCCAAGGATTTTACGATCAGAAACCGCTGCCCTGGCCCTGGTCTGCCTGCTCCAATTTTTATGGGGAGATATGGGGTCCAAAAGTAAAGGAGAGAAATATGCGTTGTCCTAA
- a CDS encoding TetR/AcrR family transcriptional regulator, with the protein MALPEKSNSNQEKIIKAATKLFVEQGYQQATISKIAKEAGSSESAIYECFDGKEDLLLTIPDVWVKKALGEIKEQLYGLVGAFNKLRKFIWWYLRFIEKDQLTAQVVFLFLKTNPNFMTTEVYQNVKLFYAELLKIFEEGKTSGEMRPDLNPYLARALVLGTIEHLVIRWLLKDRSYSLFEELDIIYDILVQGMKHPDQKKAEYLFEILRKESKESSPAGEEK; encoded by the coding sequence ATGGCTCTTCCAGAAAAATCCAACTCCAATCAAGAAAAGATCATCAAGGCGGCCACTAAATTATTTGTCGAGCAAGGATATCAACAAGCAACAATTTCAAAAATAGCCAAGGAGGCCGGTTCATCGGAATCGGCAATTTATGAATGTTTTGATGGAAAGGAAGATCTCCTATTAACCATACCGGATGTCTGGGTAAAGAAGGCCTTAGGGGAAATAAAAGAACAACTTTACGGTTTGGTAGGTGCTTTTAATAAACTTAGGAAATTTATTTGGTGGTACCTGCGATTTATTGAAAAAGATCAGTTAACCGCCCAAGTCGTCTTTCTTTTCCTAAAGACCAACCCCAATTTTATGACCACGGAAGTCTATCAAAATGTCAAATTATTTTATGCTGAACTACTAAAGATATTTGAAGAGGGAAAAACATCCGGGGAAATGAGACCCGACTTGAATCCCTATTTGGCCCGGGCTCTGGTTTTGGGTACGATCGAGCACCTAGTCATCCGTTGGTTACTGAAAGATCGCAGCTATTCCCTCTTTGAGGAACTGGATATTATCTATGATATTCTGGTCCAAGGGATGAAACATCCCGATCAAAAAAAAGCCGAATATCTTTTCGAAATATTGAGAAAAGAATCGAAGGAGTCCAGTCCCGCCGGAGAGGAAAAGTAA